A stretch of DNA from Ranitomeya variabilis isolate aRanVar5 chromosome 1, aRanVar5.hap1, whole genome shotgun sequence:
ctcactacaggaacaagctgtCAGCGCTCGGAgaacagacatgcagggaccgcgccaggagcaggtgagtattattagaccgcTGCCActccctctcccctgccgacccctgggtatgactcgagtataagcccagagggtcaatttcagcttaaaaaaatgggctgaaattctcggcttatactccagtatatacggtagttggcaACTGAGTTAGCACTCTTGTGGTTTTCGGACATTTTTGAAGTAAAATGAACTGGTATAAATTTCAATTTTTTCCCACTGTTTCACAACAAAACTCCTTCGGTCCACTCTCTTTCCTGCTCAAGGGATATTAACCCTTGCACTCTAATGTGTGACACTGGACTAATTTGCTATTGTCTGCTTTACCGTCATTTTCTACAATACGATTGACCAAtactattgtatatactttattttgtgttttgatgtaaccTTTCGTTggatttattttgtttttcttacttgtaactgatgaaggtctaattttgaccgaaacgttttctgtTTACTTCCTCGTGAACAACATTAAATACTGTTATTGATCGTATCaagttcagtgccaagtatttggaCATATATTTATGatgtgggaacctactctggcaccttctATAGTTGTGCACACGTCACCTCATTATGGCAGCTAATATCGTCGTGCCTGgaggcacatggcagtgatgtcatacaccATGGTGGGCATaccgatgtcagctgccagcgCTTGAGCCGGCTGAAAAAGAGGACACTGCACATCATGGGAATTAGGGTGGTGGTGGTAagaattggttttttttttagtcgaacagaacagagcttattacccaggaaggggcccatgatgaggCACGTTACTCCAGGATGGGGGCACATTAGCCTGGAAGGAgggagaccaggatggggcacaataCCCCAGAAAGGCGACCAGGATGGGGCAAATTACTTGAGGAATGGGATTAGGATGGGACACATACTGCAGGAAGGGGACTAGGGGAACAGCTGATCACTTTGTGTCACACCCAAATTGATCTGATGTttctgacctatcctaagaataggccatcaatataaagtacATAACCTCTTTAAGTGTGATCGCTACCCCTATACCAACTAATGATAGATACCTCCCTCACTTATAATTGTGTACTCTGAAAGTTATGTAACAATTTGTACAGTAAAAAGTCACAACCAGACATATTGATGGTAAATATTATTTAATTTTATAAATTGTTTGCAATTAATAGAATTTATGGTAACATCCGAATCTGGAGCTTCAGCTGTTATCAGCATCACTGCACGTGATGGAATCGGTGACTCAATGAAGCAGATGAGGAATCTGTGGATCATTATGGAAATGATCTGTAACTTCTGCAGATTTCTGTGAAGAGAAGACACCAAGTTATTACATCTCATCAGTAGATTCCTAATAAAAAGTAACTAAATATGAGCTGGAGACTAAAAGAAAGAAATTCTAATATCTACTTACATGGAGTGCAGGTCGTTCTGATCTAATTCCTCAATGTTCTCCAGACTTGGATCTTCCTTCTATAAAAAGGAGAAAACAACAATTAATTATATATTGCATGTAATGTGATGATCATTATTGGGTGGAGAGAGAAGAGGGAATGAGGTGATTTATGTGCAAAATAATACACATTTCTGTGAAGAGAAAATGACAAATTATTACATGACATCAATAGATTCCCAGTAAAAAGTTAATAAtctgtggaaaataaaagaaaacaaattctAATATCTACTTACATAAAGTACAAGTCATTTTGATCTCATTCCTCAATGTTCTCCAGACTTGGATCATCCTTCTGTGAAAAGAACAATTATTTATAGGTTACATGTGACATAGATATCATGGGACAGAGGGAATGAGAGATGACTTACCGTCTGGTGTTTATGGGATGTTCATAGCCCTTCATGCTTGGTGAGATGTTGACCAAAGCTGATGTTAAACTAAGGCAAGACCAGAAATTCAGGAAAATTAaaagtgaggttttttttttacagccttCAAAGGAATGTAGTTTTAATATATGCACAGGACCCTTACTTGGGCTGGAATTCAGTATGGTCTCTTCCACTTTCTGCACCATGGACATAGCTTTCTTCCTAAAGCCttgtgattccattttggtgcatcATTGGAAGACGTGGTTAcggcacagggggcacagagggtTGGAGCGGAGCCATCTAGAAATACATCCCTGATGGAAGCTGTGGTCACATGGAAGGACTATGACCTGCTCTCCAATCTCATATTCGGTCATACAGATGACACATGACTGGGTCTCCTCCTCTGGGGTTATATCCCTTGTTGGGAGAATTATATTTACTCTGCTGCCAACAGGAATCACCACCGCCACCTGTGGCACTGGTGGTGTAATCACACCCACTTCCTGTTGTTGAATAGATGGGAGGGGACGGTCACCACCCCTGCTGCTCTCTCCTGTTGTTCTGGAGGGCTCCGCAGGGGCTGGCCTTAGAGGAGAGcggcttctttctcttctctcttcctGTCCCCTACGAGTTGGAGGATCTCGGGTCGTTCTCCTTCTCCTCTCAGTGACAGCATTGCTGTCTCTCTGATGTCCATCACTGGTAGAAGGTCTTTCCTGATCTCTTTGATGAGACCGTAACCTATGGACAATTATGGCCTGACCTATAAATGAATGAGAATTTATCAGAATTTTTCCCAATGTTAGCAAACACTTTTGGGCTATAGTGAtggatctatctgctgctgtggTGTTTAGGGAAAGGGGAACCCTTCGAAGAACTGACATTATTTTGGACTTCGTAAACCTG
This window harbors:
- the LOC143759598 gene encoding uncharacterized protein LOC143759598, which produces MSARELRQLIADNDAWLRRPENQGQAIIVHRLRSHQRDQERPSTSDGHQRDSNAVTERRRRTTRDPPTRRGQEERRERSRSPLRPAPAEPSRTTGESSRGGDRPLPSIQQQEVGVITPPVPQVAVVIPVGSRVNIILPTRDITPEEETQSCVICMTEYEIGEQVIVLPCDHSFHQGCISRWLRSNPLCPLCRNHVFQ